Proteins co-encoded in one Bacteroidales bacterium genomic window:
- a CDS encoding tetratricopeptide repeat protein has protein sequence MKSKNIIITLLVIMLVVVFSSCSTKKNTFTRRSYHNLTTHYNGYWNANDNLKTTVKQMRDNGVDNFMSVIPVVYYGNKQEAQSMKPNLDNSIEKSFLMIRRHSMVFNSEEKIKWIDDCYMVIGKSYFFQKDFSNARRTFQYIIKTYPNKTTQHEAQLWLAKTYIQNREFEKAQVILEDMQPLINNFEVVRSIQKEFPIVYADYYLSQKKYDDAVKYLEKSLEQNKGNKKLKQRVNFILGQINQQQESYSDASKYFKKSTKGNDFMITFNSKIRMAQCADPKEGAYVVKILNKMLKEDKNKDFRDQIYYALAEVARRNGDQQSEMKYLALSVATSVNNNYQKALGAYKLADIYFEQKKYIESQPYYDTTVQFLPTDYVDYVQIKEKTNILTDLVSNLMIVQTEDSLQNLATMDESKRMAIIGGIIADLKEQERIQREIEMQQQRDFSASTVSQYEDQRLTGRLGSTNNWYFYNNQMVSSGISEFKRRWGNRKQEDLWFLKNKQSFSWDELDDIVIDDSVTDTTEYITDVMDERYYLQYLPLTEEKMALSNEKIEKALYDAGFISSERLGDLELSNECFNNLIRRFPESKYLLLSYYMKYMNCQEMTDIACVNETKSNIISKFPDSDYAKLLQDPTYAITMRERLDASRNLYTDVYLTYEDKMFDVVQLYAQEGIELNDSDFVPKFLYMSAMADLAKNEDSESAFIKFKEITEKYSNSEVSPLAQNMIDYFGKGEEVVMDSATMATIEKEKQEQEKFEQEVSQYKYKCNTTYFYVLVLDNTKSNIKATTTRVSDYLMRYHKLDNLKSNSVMLTDKYELVTVVSFTDCNKALDFYENAIVNQYIYAGLPSDAYYHFVISQENYPVFYRSKNLDAYIYFFNTKLLSMRD, from the coding sequence GTGAAATCGAAAAATATTATAATAACACTGCTGGTTATCATGCTTGTGGTTGTGTTTTCCTCATGTTCTACGAAGAAAAATACTTTTACACGCCGCTCTTATCATAATCTTACCACACATTATAACGGTTATTGGAATGCTAATGATAATCTAAAAACTACTGTTAAGCAAATGCGGGATAACGGAGTTGATAACTTTATGTCTGTAATTCCTGTAGTCTATTATGGGAATAAACAGGAAGCCCAGTCTATGAAACCGAATCTGGATAATTCTATTGAGAAAAGTTTTCTTATGATTAGACGCCATTCTATGGTGTTTAATAGTGAGGAAAAAATAAAGTGGATTGATGATTGTTACATGGTAATAGGAAAAAGTTATTTCTTTCAAAAAGACTTCAGTAATGCCAGACGTACATTCCAGTATATTATCAAAACTTATCCTAATAAAACAACACAGCATGAGGCACAGTTATGGCTTGCCAAAACTTATATACAAAATAGGGAATTTGAGAAAGCACAAGTAATCCTCGAAGATATGCAACCTTTGATTAATAATTTTGAGGTTGTAAGAAGTATTCAGAAAGAATTTCCTATTGTTTATGCGGATTACTATTTAAGTCAGAAAAAATATGATGATGCAGTGAAGTATCTGGAAAAATCTCTTGAGCAAAATAAAGGAAATAAAAAATTAAAACAACGTGTTAACTTTATTCTGGGACAAATTAATCAACAGCAAGAGAGTTATTCTGATGCTTCAAAGTATTTTAAAAAATCGACTAAGGGTAATGATTTTATGATTACTTTCAACTCTAAGATACGTATGGCTCAATGTGCTGATCCTAAAGAAGGTGCTTACGTTGTGAAAATATTAAACAAAATGCTTAAAGAGGATAAAAACAAGGATTTTCGTGATCAGATATATTACGCTCTCGCCGAAGTTGCAAGACGTAACGGTGATCAACAATCTGAAATGAAATATCTTGCACTCTCCGTTGCTACGAGTGTTAATAATAATTACCAGAAAGCTTTAGGAGCTTACAAATTAGCTGACATTTATTTTGAACAAAAAAAATATATAGAATCTCAACCTTACTATGATACAACTGTACAGTTTTTACCTACGGATTATGTTGATTATGTTCAGATAAAAGAAAAAACAAATATTCTTACGGATTTGGTTTCTAATTTAATGATAGTTCAAACGGAAGACAGCCTTCAAAATCTTGCAACTATGGATGAGTCTAAACGAATGGCTATTATTGGAGGAATTATTGCCGACTTAAAAGAACAGGAGAGAATTCAGAGAGAGATAGAGATGCAGCAACAGAGAGATTTTAGTGCATCTACAGTTAGCCAATATGAAGATCAACGTCTTACCGGTCGGCTCGGTAGTACTAATAACTGGTATTTTTATAATAACCAAATGGTTAGTAGCGGGATTAGCGAGTTTAAACGTCGTTGGGGAAATAGAAAACAAGAAGACCTTTGGTTCTTGAAAAATAAACAATCATTTTCATGGGATGAATTGGATGATATTGTTATAGATGATTCAGTTACAGATACAACAGAGTATATTACCGATGTTATGGATGAAAGATACTATTTGCAATATCTTCCATTAACAGAAGAGAAAATGGCATTATCGAATGAAAAGATTGAAAAGGCACTATATGATGCGGGCTTTATTTCTTCGGAACGGCTCGGTGACTTAGAACTTTCAAATGAATGCTTTAATAATCTTATCAGAAGATTTCCCGAGTCAAAATATTTATTGCTTTCATATTATATGAAATATATGAATTGCCAGGAGATGACAGATATTGCCTGTGTTAATGAAACTAAGTCTAATATTATTTCCAAATTCCCTGATAGTGATTATGCAAAGTTGCTACAGGATCCTACATACGCAATAACGATGCGTGAAAGACTTGATGCTTCGAGAAACCTTTATACTGACGTATATCTTACTTATGAAGACAAAATGTTTGATGTTGTACAGTTATATGCTCAGGAAGGGATTGAGCTGAATGATTCCGATTTTGTTCCTAAATTCCTCTATATGTCTGCTATGGCGGATCTTGCGAAAAACGAAGATTCCGAATCGGCATTTATTAAGTTTAAGGAAATTACCGAAAAATATTCGAATAGCGAAGTGTCACCTTTAGCTCAGAATATGATAGATTATTTCGGTAAAGGAGAAGAAGTAGTCATGGATTCGGCTACAATGGCTACTATTGAAAAAGAAAAACAGGAACAAGAGAAATTCGAACAAGAAGTATCTCAGTATAAATATAAATGCAATACAACCTATTTTTATGTTTTAGTTCTGGATAATACAAAAAGTAATATCAAAGCCACAACAACAAGAGTTTCAGATTATCTGATGCGTTATCACAAATTAGATAATTTGAAATCCAACTCGGTAATGCTTACCGATAAGTATGAATTGGTTACTGTTGTATCTTTTACTGATTGTAATAAAGCTTTGGACTTCTATGAGAATGCCATTGTAAATCAATATATATATGCGGGATTGCCTTCCGATGCCTATTATCATTTTGTTATATCTCAAGAAAATTATCCGGTATTTTATAGAAGTAAGAATCTGGATGCTTATATTTACTTCTTTAATACTAAGTTATTATCAATGAGAGATTAG
- a CDS encoding M23 family metallopeptidase, translating to MSKKFPEYKNNWTNKLRQRLRIVVQSEHDFQEKRQFNITPIKLISLSFAIVLFFVIITAAVISFTRLRVLIPGYADPRLREDLYNLEQKTDSLDLILNQILLYDNNIRRILLGEDSALIERTEDNISINNTNFEYRISSVDSVFRSNFEHESMYNLHDRYVDKEKSLKSFSFYPPIKGMITSQFNESLGHIGTDIIPVGSELVKSIMNGVVIFSGWTVETGNVIIISHQYNVISVYKHNSVLLNKSGDYVRAGEAIAICGNSGELTTGPHLHFELWFENRPVDAEEFINFGGEGN from the coding sequence ATGAGCAAGAAGTTTCCTGAATATAAAAATAATTGGACGAATAAATTAAGGCAACGTTTAAGAATTGTTGTCCAATCGGAACATGACTTTCAAGAAAAGAGGCAATTTAATATTACTCCCATAAAACTAATTTCTTTATCCTTTGCCATTGTGTTATTTTTCGTAATTATTACGGCTGCAGTAATTTCATTTACAAGATTAAGAGTTTTGATTCCCGGATATGCCGATCCCAGACTACGTGAAGATTTATATAATCTGGAGCAGAAAACGGATAGTTTAGACTTAATACTTAATCAGATATTACTTTATGATAATAATATCCGAAGAATTTTATTAGGGGAAGATAGTGCATTGATTGAACGTACGGAAGATAATATTTCAATTAACAACACCAATTTTGAATATAGGATTTCCTCTGTTGATTCTGTTTTTAGAAGTAATTTCGAACATGAGTCTATGTATAATTTACATGACAGATATGTTGATAAAGAGAAGAGTTTAAAAAGTTTCTCGTTTTATCCTCCCATTAAAGGTATGATTACATCTCAATTTAATGAATCGCTTGGCCATATAGGTACTGATATTATTCCTGTAGGCAGTGAGCTTGTAAAATCAATTATGAATGGAGTTGTAATATTTTCGGGTTGGACAGTTGAAACCGGTAATGTAATTATTATCAGTCACCAATATAATGTAATAAGTGTTTATAAACATAATTCCGTATTATTAAATAAATCCGGCGATTATGTCCGGGCGGGAGAAGCAATTGCCATTTGCGGTAATTCTGGCGAGTTAACAACCGGTCCGCATTTGCATTTTGAACTATGGTTTGAAAACAGACCTGTAGATGCCGAAGAATTTATTAATTTCGGAGGAGAAGGAAATTAA
- a CDS encoding T9SS type A sorting domain-containing protein, with the protein MRKILLLLTLACTIPLFVQAQFLGSAETAAKEIKPTKHTVAIETQKRIPTELLQQMPEQTNEPTFDSFIGPKGASSQLFYFTYSGSNVPTLYETTLGNVATATAITTYSSVEIQAMEFVDDVIYAVDYNTLSEVRRYGTIDPSTGEFTVIKTGVQDIISMAYNPADELMYVTTWGNTTSSPYGKIDLITGNFTSLGNVPGICYLTIDNSGDGYLVKVVASGTSEFGSFDVVVGTYSLIGTLGASVNYIQDISIDRETDEIYWGKRQTNNPVNVPLIHLDKSTGAQTTYGIFNSRFVESFTIVGEAGGDDEPCEKITNLNANVTGSSVALTWTAPAGSPTGYEILFDGISLTTVTSTSYNHTNVPSGTHSYCVKALFAGGCIPISECIGNITVGDMCNINFEMHDGYGDGWNNSTITVGVDGNSTYASITLAYGVSGTQSLMIPEGNVSFSWYSGSPWDYEISFIITDAWGMEIYNCGLGEAPSSGVFHTYTNTCTAPETATIIGTITKNTGGAAIEGALVAYTGGPAPSTVYTTGTGNYSIEAIVGYSYNVTVSAAGYNTITETYTAVSGGATKNYQMTVPVISVNPTDVDVTTSYGVNGQATVTLSNTGDGPLNFGFNVDYLDKGGSKAAWDIVGEITAPGNGYTGVATDGNYIYLSRWNASGSFAQYDMEGNFIETFTISGVGEVRDITYDGTYFYAGNTTAIIYIMDLANRAFIGAITSASNGGVRHCTYDPSDDTFWVGPWEGLYKISRSGAVLFTALAPVDVYGSAYDNTTAGGPYLLLNTQNPDGASALVQQYDIAANSYTSFGFDPRTLMSPGAAYGSSGGAFTGEFGGKVCYFASIQSEPNLVGIFELGLAGWLIGIEPSSGTIAAGGTQTINLTMDGLYAEEGEWHANLEFTSANPNVGEAVVDVTFTIAPPDCNSPTNLVATVQNFNNIHLTWTAPNPSTGLLRYNIYYGDNTTPFATVGPTVTNYTDTNIATAGTYCYKVRAEYENGCISLATNEGCAEILPCNPPTNLAVEYNTDCNEAVISWTGLGSGYTYNVYRGTTKIAENITTTSYTDTGFDSTIGHTWSVTVNCGSNESNPISINKPACQNDCEPVTDLTGSFNSSANKVTLDWTAPSKGKKLSHNIIETSSINEEAVTVYDKGNAPFSSLYSNIERPENTSKGDNGSKDGWITYAGANYDAIGTGGAAEFIVAARWTVADLAALNISGGDWITKINFVPYYPSVANFTLHIYQGATSVTNPGTLVYEQAVTQSLVEEAYNEVILTEPYEIDVTKELWVGYRVVTTSNHPAGCDAGPRVADKGDLMYYNGLWSNLYALTGSVSANWNVEAFVETPVYEIFYDIYREGTLIANNVSGEQYIDDVVTLPNGIYEYCVVAVHPNCESEEVCVDVTIDLGIETHSTFKLYPNPADDVINIEGINIANVTVYNSVGQLVAKYGAVNAINVASYKTGIYFFNITTVDGNIERVRVVVQ; encoded by the coding sequence ATGAGAAAAATTTTATTGTTATTAACTCTTGCTTGCACAATTCCGCTTTTTGTTCAAGCACAATTTCTTGGATCAGCGGAAACAGCTGCTAAAGAAATTAAGCCTACAAAACATACTGTTGCAATTGAAACGCAAAAAAGAATACCTACGGAATTGCTTCAGCAAATGCCAGAGCAGACAAATGAACCAACTTTTGATAGTTTTATAGGCCCCAAGGGTGCGAGCTCTCAATTGTTTTATTTCACATATTCGGGAAGTAATGTTCCTACATTGTATGAAACAACTCTTGGAAATGTTGCCACTGCTACCGCAATAACAACTTATTCGTCAGTTGAGATCCAAGCAATGGAATTTGTAGATGATGTAATTTATGCCGTAGATTATAATACTTTATCTGAGGTTAGAAGATATGGTACTATTGATCCTTCAACAGGAGAGTTTACTGTTATCAAAACAGGAGTACAGGATATAATATCTATGGCTTATAATCCAGCAGATGAATTAATGTATGTTACAACTTGGGGAAATACTACCAGTAGTCCTTACGGTAAGATTGACCTTATAACTGGAAATTTTACTAGTTTAGGTAATGTTCCCGGTATATGCTACTTAACAATTGATAATTCAGGTGATGGCTATCTTGTAAAAGTGGTTGCAAGCGGCACCTCTGAGTTTGGTTCATTTGATGTTGTAGTAGGCACTTATAGTTTGATTGGAACTTTAGGTGCAAGTGTTAACTATATACAGGATATTTCAATTGACCGTGAAACAGATGAGATTTATTGGGGAAAACGTCAAACCAATAATCCGGTGAATGTTCCATTAATACATTTAGACAAATCAACCGGTGCTCAAACAACTTATGGTATTTTTAATTCTCGTTTTGTAGAATCATTCACTATAGTTGGTGAAGCTGGTGGTGATGATGAGCCTTGTGAAAAGATTACCAACCTAAATGCAAATGTTACCGGAAGCTCAGTTGCTCTTACTTGGACAGCTCCTGCAGGTAGTCCGACAGGTTATGAAATTCTGTTTGACGGTATAAGTTTAACAACAGTTACATCAACTTCATATAATCATACTAATGTTCCATCCGGGACACATTCATATTGCGTTAAAGCTTTATTTGCTGGTGGTTGTATTCCTATCAGTGAATGTATTGGCAATATTACAGTAGGTGATATGTGTAATATTAATTTTGAAATGCATGACGGTTACGGTGACGGTTGGAATAATTCTACTATTACTGTTGGCGTTGACGGTAATTCGACTTATGCATCGATTACATTAGCGTATGGAGTTTCTGGAACACAATCATTAATGATTCCTGAAGGAAACGTATCATTTTCATGGTATTCAGGAAGTCCATGGGATTATGAAATCTCTTTTATAATTACTGATGCCTGGGGTATGGAAATTTATAATTGCGGATTAGGTGAAGCTCCATCATCTGGAGTTTTTCATACCTATACTAATACTTGTACTGCTCCAGAGACAGCTACAATTATTGGCACAATCACAAAGAATACAGGCGGTGCTGCTATTGAAGGCGCATTAGTTGCATATACAGGCGGCCCGGCTCCTTCAACAGTTTATACAACCGGAACAGGAAACTATTCTATTGAAGCTATAGTAGGATATAGTTATAATGTTACAGTTTCTGCTGCCGGTTATAATACAATAACAGAAACTTATACTGCAGTTTCTGGTGGTGCTACAAAGAATTATCAAATGACAGTTCCTGTTATTTCTGTAAACCCAACTGATGTTGATGTAACAACCAGTTACGGAGTTAATGGTCAAGCAACAGTTACATTATCTAATACCGGTGATGGCCCGCTTAACTTTGGTTTTAATGTAGATTATCTTGATAAAGGTGGCTCAAAAGCCGCTTGGGATATAGTAGGTGAAATAACTGCTCCAGGTAATGGATATACAGGTGTAGCAACAGATGGCAATTATATTTACTTATCACGATGGAATGCCAGCGGATCATTTGCACAATATGATATGGAAGGCAATTTTATAGAAACCTTTACAATTTCCGGTGTCGGTGAAGTTCGTGATATAACATATGATGGCACTTATTTTTATGCTGGTAATACGACTGCAATAATTTATATTATGGATTTGGCAAATAGAGCATTTATTGGTGCAATAACTTCTGCTTCTAATGGTGGTGTTAGACATTGTACTTATGATCCTTCAGATGATACTTTCTGGGTTGGTCCTTGGGAAGGATTATATAAAATAAGCCGATCGGGTGCAGTATTATTTACGGCTCTGGCCCCGGTAGATGTATATGGCTCAGCATATGACAATACTACAGCAGGCGGACCGTATTTGTTATTAAATACACAAAACCCTGATGGAGCGAGTGCATTAGTGCAACAATATGATATTGCGGCAAATTCGTATACAAGTTTCGGATTTGATCCGAGAACGCTTATGAGCCCGGGTGCAGCATATGGAAGTTCAGGCGGTGCATTTACCGGTGAATTCGGTGGTAAAGTGTGCTATTTCGCATCAATCCAATCTGAGCCTAATTTAGTAGGTATATTCGAATTAGGATTAGCAGGTTGGTTGATTGGTATTGAACCGAGCTCAGGAACTATAGCTGCTGGTGGTACTCAAACTATTAATTTAACTATGGACGGCTTGTATGCTGAAGAAGGTGAATGGCATGCTAATCTTGAATTTACTAGTGCTAATCCTAATGTTGGGGAAGCTGTTGTAGATGTTACTTTCACAATTGCTCCTCCGGATTGTAATTCCCCAACTAACTTAGTTGCAACAGTTCAGAATTTTAATAATATACATTTAACATGGACGGCACCGAACCCATCTACGGGTTTATTAAGGTATAACATTTATTATGGTGATAATACGACTCCATTTGCTACAGTTGGCCCTACTGTAACAAATTATACTGACACAAATATAGCTACTGCTGGAACATATTGCTATAAAGTAAGAGCAGAGTATGAAAATGGTTGTATTTCATTAGCTACTAATGAAGGATGTGCTGAAATCTTGCCCTGCAATCCTCCAACAAATTTAGCAGTTGAGTATAATACAGATTGTAATGAAGCGGTAATTTCATGGACAGGTCTCGGAAGCGGATATACTTATAATGTTTATAGAGGTACAACTAAGATTGCAGAAAATATCACAACAACCTCATATACTGATACAGGTTTTGATTCTACGATAGGTCATACTTGGAGTGTTACAGTAAATTGCGGTAGTAATGAATCTAACCCTATATCAATAAATAAACCTGCTTGTCAAAATGACTGCGAGCCAGTTACAGACCTTACAGGTTCATTTAATTCAAGTGCAAATAAGGTAACACTTGATTGGACAGCACCATCGAAAGGTAAAAAATTATCTCATAACATTATAGAAACATCGTCTATCAACGAAGAAGCAGTTACTGTTTATGATAAAGGTAATGCTCCATTCTCATCTTTATATTCTAATATTGAGAGACCGGAAAATACGTCAAAAGGCGATAACGGTTCTAAAGACGGATGGATTACTTATGCCGGCGCAAACTATGATGCTATAGGTACGGGAGGCGCAGCAGAGTTTATTGTTGCAGCAAGATGGACAGTTGCAGATTTAGCAGCACTTAATATATCAGGTGGCGACTGGATTACAAAAATAAATTTTGTACCATATTATCCATCAGTAGCTAATTTTACACTTCATATTTATCAGGGAGCAACATCAGTAACCAATCCTGGTACATTAGTATACGAACAGGCAGTGACCCAATCATTAGTTGAAGAGGCTTATAATGAAGTTATTTTAACTGAACCTTATGAAATTGACGTAACTAAAGAATTATGGGTAGGATATCGTGTAGTTACAACAAGTAATCACCCCGCAGGTTGTGATGCAGGTCCAAGAGTAGCAGATAAAGGAGATTTAATGTACTATAATGGTTTATGGTCAAATTTATATGCATTAACAGGTAGCGTTAGCGCAAACTGGAATGTAGAAGCTTTTGTAGAAACACCGGTATATGAGATATTCTATGATATTTATAGAGAAGGTACCCTTATTGCAAATAACGTTAGTGGCGAACAATATATTGATGATGTTGTAACCCTTCCAAATGGAATTTATGAATATTGTGTTGTAGCGGTTCATCCTAATTGCGAATCGGAAGAAGTTTGTGTTGATGTGACTATAGACCTTGGTATTGAAACCCATTCAACATTTAAACTTTATCCTAACCCGGCAGATGATGTTATTAACATAGAAGGTATAAATATTGCAAATGTAACAGTTTACAATAGTGTTGGTCAACTAGTAGCAAAATACGGAGCTGTAAATGCTATTAATGTTGCATCATACAAAACAGGTATCTATTTTTTCAATATAACCACAGTTGATGGTAATATAGAAAGAGTTAGAGTTGTTGTTCAATAA
- a CDS encoding T9SS type A sorting domain-containing protein yields MKKEFTLLMAFFLLIGVNVNAQELTKKDARNSEVSATRITAVSDVRHKNAVFTSTDCSKSGNANKATIAYYDFNDGIPPDIITTSSHPVYGWTVGENGSSAYFTIPPSPDGSAYAYVNDDAAGNGADLSDVWMKLPALDFSNLTAPKLEYEFFIYFYQGISAVKISTDGNTWTNLVSYTSINNTNYWVPASIDLSSYIGEPTVYIAFYYSDNGIWDYGWAVDNISVIEQEEHDLAVIGIAPASFVMIGSTVTPSVTIKNVGLNTETTWSVSLSSGSYSSTKNGSSLTSNSSTVIVMDSWTPAEGNHTLTATVNLMGDGNSSNDTKTIDIVVGSYLNDAYTTNIFDEYFGSIDLTTGDVSNISWFGSVFPTGEDYNGQSIYRLSEDKTIHTVAPDGSISIVGTLSSFPRPIGLAYDWHQDNGTWYFFDIAEVVDPFYAKLYSLDMNTFTPTFIGTSTTGSFYRGLTMADDGYLYAVSTSNSALTRIDPATGVFTEIGPMGIKTAFGQDICFDREAGILYAQTFDTDTYTAKFGTFNTQTGAFTLIKDYGVTQYGTLVILKNSNITTYPVNFTVTDGSNPIQGAVVTVGNYTLTTNAQGIATRRFVDGSYNYTITKFGYDDYSGSFTVAGDVVNINVTMSSNATNCTFNISNTLSNPLNATVVINLNGSQYTSGTASNGTIVFSLPPASYTYNVVCDGYNNITGQDLNITSAQTVNVEMTETMIEVSGLEVIVEGADVNFSWKHGESHVISYYIDNGNYNSYYQGLNVGYGTIYDLSDYPDASLLLTDFHHSSWGSYGIWDYKIYVIDMTAYEIIYVSDIMQTTGDDKWENDIDLNGITGLGGKQVGIFMEPLSGTDGYSYPNISGDMNGGYTVYSYSNFNFTTFSGNLSHEVGEWLMNLWIFTIYGGKKLAPKATRALQSYEIFLNGESQGTTTDDYWDFIGLAKGEYIAGVRGVYETGTTVTANIDFEIIVDGITNNTNNSIILYPNPTNNYIKVIGENIKSVTVFNNIGKCVAKYEGTNIIDVASYTSGIYMFNVKTTDGNVEIFKVVIQ; encoded by the coding sequence ATGAAAAAAGAATTTACTTTATTAATGGCGTTCTTTCTCCTAATTGGAGTTAATGTTAACGCCCAAGAACTCACAAAAAAAGATGCGCGAAATTCTGAAGTGAGTGCTACTCGTATTACTGCTGTAAGTGATGTTAGACACAAAAATGCAGTATTTACTTCCACCGATTGTTCTAAATCTGGGAATGCAAACAAAGCTACAATTGCTTATTATGATTTTAATGATGGTATACCACCCGATATTATTACTACAAGTTCTCATCCTGTTTATGGCTGGACTGTTGGTGAAAACGGAAGTAGTGCCTATTTTACTATCCCCCCATCTCCCGATGGAAGCGCTTATGCCTATGTTAATGATGATGCGGCAGGTAACGGAGCGGATTTAAGTGATGTCTGGATGAAATTACCAGCATTAGATTTTTCCAATCTTACGGCGCCGAAATTAGAGTATGAATTCTTTATTTATTTTTATCAAGGTATATCCGCTGTGAAAATTTCTACAGATGGTAACACTTGGACAAATCTTGTTTCATATACTTCTATTAACAATACTAATTACTGGGTTCCGGCTTCAATTGATTTGTCGAGTTATATAGGCGAACCTACTGTGTATATTGCTTTCTATTATAGTGATAATGGAATTTGGGATTATGGTTGGGCTGTTGATAATATTTCCGTTATCGAACAGGAAGAGCATGATCTCGCCGTAATAGGTATTGCTCCTGCTTCCTTCGTTATGATAGGTTCGACAGTAACCCCGTCGGTTACAATTAAAAATGTGGGATTAAATACTGAAACTACTTGGTCCGTTTCTTTATCAAGCGGAAGTTATAGCAGTACTAAAAACGGCTCTTCCCTGACATCAAATTCATCAACTGTTATTGTAATGGATAGCTGGACACCTGCAGAAGGAAATCATACTTTAACAGCGACTGTTAATTTAATGGGTGATGGCAATTCTTCAAATGATACTAAAACAATTGACATTGTTGTCGGGTCATACTTAAATGATGCTTATACAACTAACATTTTTGACGAATATTTCGGCTCAATCGATTTGACGACAGGTGATGTTTCAAATATATCTTGGTTCGGTTCAGTCTTTCCAACAGGTGAAGATTATAACGGACAATCGATTTATAGATTGTCCGAGGATAAAACTATTCATACTGTTGCTCCTGATGGCTCAATTAGTATCGTAGGAACTCTTAGCAGTTTTCCTAGGCCTATCGGATTAGCTTATGACTGGCATCAAGATAACGGTACGTGGTATTTCTTTGATATAGCCGAGGTAGTTGATCCATTTTATGCTAAGCTATATTCTCTTGATATGAATACATTTACTCCTACTTTTATAGGTACTTCTACCACCGGATCCTTCTATAGAGGCTTAACAATGGCTGATGACGGATATTTATATGCCGTTTCTACATCTAATTCGGCCTTAACCAGAATTGATCCGGCTACAGGTGTGTTTACTGAAATAGGTCCGATGGGAATAAAAACTGCTTTTGGTCAGGATATTTGCTTTGACAGAGAGGCGGGTATTTTATATGCACAAACTTTTGATACGGATACTTATACAGCTAAATTCGGTACGTTTAATACTCAAACAGGTGCGTTTACATTGATAAAAGACTATGGAGTAACGCAATATGGGACTTTAGTTATTTTAAAAAACAGTAATATTACTACATATCCTGTTAACTTTACTGTTACGGACGGTTCTAATCCGATTCAAGGAGCAGTTGTTACAGTAGGAAACTATACGCTGACTACTAATGCACAAGGTATTGCGACCCGTAGATTTGTCGACGGATCTTATAACTATACAATAACTAAATTTGGTTATGATGACTATAGCGGTAGCTTTACAGTTGCTGGAGATGTTGTGAATATTAATGTAACAATGAGTTCAAATGCTACTAATTGTACATTTAATATTAGTAATACATTGTCTAATCCTTTAAATGCTACCGTTGTTATTAATCTTAACGGCTCTCAATATACATCCGGTACGGCTTCAAACGGTACAATTGTATTTTCATTACCTCCGGCAAGTTACACATACAATGTTGTTTGCGACGGTTATAATAATATTACCGGTCAGGATCTGAATATAACATCGGCACAAACAGTAAATGTTGAAATGACTGAAACAATGATTGAGGTTTCCGGTTTGGAAGTAATTGTAGAAGGTGCTGATGTAAACTTCTCTTGGAAGCATGGCGAATCCCATGTAATTTCATATTATATCGACAATGGTAATTATAATTCATATTACCAAGGCTTGAATGTAGGTTATGGAACTATATACGATTTGTCGGATTATCCGGATGCAAGCCTTCTGCTTACAGATTTCCATCATAGCTCTTGGGGATCTTATGGTATCTGGGATTATAAAATATATGTTATTGATATGACTGCATATGAGATTATATATGTATCTGATATCATGCAAACAACCGGTGATGATAAATGGGAAAATGACATTGATCTAAATGGAATTACAGGATTAGGCGGAAAACAAGTCGGGATATTTATGGAACCATTAAGCGGTACAGATGGTTATAGTTATCCTAATATTAGTGGTGATATGAATGGCGGTTATACCGTATATTCTTACAGCAATTTTAATTTTACAACTTTTTCCGGAAATCTTAGTCACGAAGTGGGGGAATGGTTAATGAATTTATGGATTTTCACAATATATGGCGGGAAAAAATTAGCTCCTAAAGCAACTAGAGCTCTTCAAAGCTATGAAATATTCCTAAATGGTGAATCTCAAGGAACAACAACTGATGATTATTGGGATTTTATTGGTCTTGCAAAAGGCGAATATATTGCTGGTGTCAGAGGTGTTTATGAAACGGGTACAACAGTAACTGCAAACATTGATTTCGAAATAATTGTTGATGGTATTACCAATAATACTAATAATTCAATAATACTTTACCCCAATCCGACTAACAATTATATTAAGGTTATAGGTGAAAATATCAAAAGTGTAACAGTATTTAATAATATCGGCAAATGTGTTGCAAAATATGAAGGTACAAATATTATTGATGTTGCTTCTTATACTTCAGGTATCTATATGTTTAATGTAAAAACTACAGATGGTAATGTTGAAATATTTAAAGTTGTTATTCAATAA